One Methylobacterium sp. 77 DNA window includes the following coding sequences:
- a CDS encoding 4'-phosphopantetheinyl transferase superfamily protein, giving the protein MSATLPVSAEPVTVWDIDLTPAVAHRTDCLALLSDDEIARTARFVRDEDRLRYAASHASLRIVLGRYIGADPRELTFATEASGKPYLAGAVAGSCRFSLSHSGTRALIGLSPSTDIGVDVEEMRSMPDLLRIARAHFAATEIAALEALGPSDRRDAFFACWTRKEAVAKATGQGLSLRLDSFAVSVSPAKAALLAMPGGTTDWSLHAVPTVPGYAAAIAVAAANAGFVRHVLPPDWPAGSK; this is encoded by the coding sequence ATGAGTGCGACCCTACCCGTCTCCGCTGAACCGGTGACGGTGTGGGACATCGATCTCACGCCCGCCGTCGCTCACCGTACCGACTGCCTCGCCCTCCTCTCCGATGACGAAATCGCGCGCACCGCCCGCTTCGTCCGCGACGAGGATCGTCTTCGCTACGCGGCGAGCCATGCCTCCCTGCGCATCGTTCTCGGGCGTTACATCGGTGCCGACCCGCGAGAACTCACCTTCGCCACCGAAGCCTCCGGCAAGCCGTATCTCGCGGGCGCCGTGGCAGGCTCGTGCCGCTTCAGCCTGTCCCATTCGGGCACCCGTGCCCTGATCGGACTTTCCCCATCGACGGACATCGGCGTCGACGTCGAGGAGATGCGTTCGATGCCCGATCTGCTTCGCATCGCCCGCGCCCATTTCGCCGCCACCGAGATCGCCGCGCTCGAAGCTCTCGGCCCCAGCGACAGGAGGGACGCGTTCTTCGCCTGCTGGACACGCAAGGAGGCCGTGGCGAAGGCGACCGGACAGGGCCTGTCGCTGCGCCTCGACAGCTTCGCCGTCTCCGTCTCGCCGGCAAAGGCAGCGCTACTCGCGATGCCGGGCGGAACGACGGACTGGAGCCTGCATGCCGTCCCGACCGTGCCGGGCTATGCCGCCGCAATCGCCGTCGCGGCGGCCAATGCCGGCTTCGTCCGGCATGTTCTCCCGCCCGACTGGCCCGCGGGATCGAAATGA